The following DNA comes from Athene noctua chromosome 1, bAthNoc1.hap1.1, whole genome shotgun sequence.
ATTTCACCTGCAaccccggtttccagctcctgggCTCCAGCACGCGGACGTGCCAGGCCAACGGCAGCTGGACTGGGCAGGAGCCCCGCTGTGCAGGTACTGCTCTGGGCTGCCTATGGCAGGGCTGCTGGGCAGGCAGCCATGCCTGTAGGGCTGCTTTGCACCTGCAGCTGTCATTTGCAAGAGTGGGATGCAATTTGCGTTTATTTAAACATGGGGGATTATTGGGGTTCACCAAACCGGGAAGTATTGCAGCTCTCTTTGGGTCCCAGCTAGCCAACATCCCAGGGATGCTGCGGCTACTGCGGACCGTGATTTGGGGTTTCTCATCCTCAAGGAAAACTGGAAATTACTGCTGGAGCCTCGTCTGCAGCTCAGCAACAGAGATGAGGGGAAAAGGCATCAGTGCTGTGATGGCTCCCTGCGTCGTAGCAAACTTTTGTACTGGGGCAGTGCCACAGGATCGGAAACAGCCAGTGTCTGAGTTTGTCAAAATAAATGGTTATAATGTGCTGTGGGGTACCAAAGTGGCCTGGTGCATACGGCCTTCCTGTGGCTTGCttcccaaataaaataaaataagattaaattttaaaatatggctATTTTGCAGAGATCAGCGAGTGCTCGAGCAGCCCCTGCCAGAACGGTGGGACGTGCCTGGAAGGGCTGAACCAGTACAAGTGCCTCTGCCCCCAGCAGTGGACTGGAGCCACCTGCCAGTACCAGGCACAGACGGGTGGGTGATCCCTCCGCCAGTGTGGATGCCCTACCACCCTCCAGGCATATTTCGGTACTCTACCTCATTCCAAACCCCATCCTGCGGTgtctcccccagctcccccctcctgGAGCGTGACGGATGACCCAGCGTTCAGCCGACAGCCCCGCTGTGCCCAGATTGACCGGACCCAGCACTGTAGCTGCGAGCCTGGCTTCCACATGAGCGGCACGGCCGCCAACGGCCTCTGCCAGGGTGAGCTGTGCTGGGGGGGACGGCAGCAGCGGCAGTGGGGTGAGCTGCAGGGTCTCGGCTGTGCACCCGCTCCCCTCATCTCTCCACAGACCTCAACGAGTGCGAGGTGTACAAGCGGGAACAGGGTCCCCGGCTCTGTGCCCACACCTGCGTCAACCTCCCCGGCTCCTACCGCTGCACCTGCCCCAGTGGGTACATCCTCCTGGGCGACAGCAAGAGCTGTGAAGGTGAGGGGGGCGGCTGGAAACCCATGGATTTACCACTTTTTCCCTACTTACacagttgcttttaaaatttttttctccttttttttctttatttgcaagTGTTCCTGCACATAAAAATCCGGGTGGGTTCGTGTAAAGAGGTGGTTCCCAGGCTGAGTGCAGAGGGGAGGAAAATGATGGAGGTTCAAGTGCTAGCAAATGCTTGCTGCATCTTGCCAAAAAAAAGAATGGAAGCCCTGCTGCAGTGGTGGAGCTGTCTCCACGAATGTGGCATCCCTGAGAAGAAACACAAATAGCATTAAAAACCAATAATTACATGGCAAGGGGTCAGCTCAGAGGCCAGCAGCTTCTCCTCCTAAAACAGGGGAGTTGGGGTGCCGGTTgagagcaaagcaaagcagcaccaGGTAGGGATGGCCAGAACTGCTTGTATGAAAGTCTCCTCCTGAAAACAGGGATTTCTTTTGTGCTATAAAGTGTTGCTTTTTGCAGTTCATGGTGAGAAAACTcatgctttctccttttctccctaatTTCTGCGTGTTTTCATAGCATCTTGCTAATGCTCCCAGCAAATATCTGGATTCAAAGCTCCTGATTTTATTGCCAGGTATCTTAGCGGTTACACAGGTGTTTAATAAATAAAGATACTACGTTTTCAAACAACTTAGCAGAAAGTTAGGAAAATAAGTTGCCCTCCTGCTGTGAGAGTGCTGCCCTTGCTGGCCCAGGGCAGAGtttggggagaggagagcaggtgCAGAACAGGATTTCAGGTGATTTAGGTGGTTTCAACCATACTCTCTTactttttttgttcatgtttgaCCCATTTTAAGGTGCTTCTGCCTATTTTCCACCAAAAGGAACCCTTCAGTGAGGTGGGTTTGAGGTCTCCTGGTAAGCTTGACCCACTGCCCACCCCTGTTTTGCAGACATCAACGAGTGTGCCCTGTCCCAGGATAACTGCACGAGGGGGACCACCTGCATTAACACGGGGGGGGGCTTCCAGTGTGTCaacccccagtgcccccagcccaCTGGCAACATCACCTACGTCAAAACATCACCCTTGTAAGTGTGGCAGGGTGCAAACCCcgctttggtttttttggggggtgctgggtCCCAAAGCCACATGCATAGCATCCATATGGGTGCTATGGATGGTGGGGGGCATGGACCCCGCATCCCTGGGACTCCCTGAAAACCTCCCCCCACTTTTGCCTTTTGCAGCCAGTGCGAGCGCAACCCCTGCCCCATGGAGAGCCGGTCGTGCCACCAAGCACCCAAAACCATCTCATTCCACTACCTTCCCCTGCCATCCAACCTCCTGACGCCCACCCCGCTCTTCCGCATGGCCacggcagcagcgcccggccggCCAGGGCCCGACAGCCTGCGCTTCGGCATCGTGGGGGGCAACAACCGCGGCCACTTTGTGATGCAGCGCTCGGACCGGCAGACCGGGGAGCTCATCCTGGTGCAGAGCCTCAAGGGTCCCCAGACCATCCAGGTGGACGTGGACATGTCTGAGTACCTGGATCGGGTCTTCCAAGCCAAGCACGTGTCCAAAATCACTGTCTTTGTCTCCGCCTATGAGTTTTAAGGCAGCAGCCAGGGCGGCTTCCCTGATGGCGATGGTCCCTGCTCAGCATCCTCCACCCGAAAGCACTAGCCCTGGAGGCAGGCGTGTAGTGGGAGCTCCAGGTGACATCCCACGTTGAAGCCTCTCTGCAGCCAACCATCCTCCCCTCTGCGTTGTTTATTCTGCCCAGGCGGCTTTTACACCCACatatgtgggggaaaaaaaaaagcaaatgaggtTCAAAGAAATCAGGTGCAGGGGTTACCCGCTTGCTGGGGCACAGGAGCAGAGCATTGTCCTTGCCCGAGGCTCCAGAAGGATGGTGTCCCGCAGCCTTGGTGCCTACAGAAAACAGTGGATAGAAACCACAGCCCTTATTTcccttttaattcctttttttctttaggaagtaAGTTAAACTGGtgcatgcaggaggagggaggcttATAGTGGCTACCACCCTCTTCCCCACTGGCCTGGGCTTGCTTGCATTGACCCCAGACCTGTAAAAACAGCCTCTGCTCCCTTTTGGTAGCTGAGAAAACCCCTGGGATTGGCTGGGACTTGGAAAACCCATGAACATCCATCCCCACAAGACCCAGCTGGCTCTCAGTGCCCTCCTGGGCAAGCAGGACGTTGCTTGCTGGGTAAAGGAGGGGTCCCAGTGCCCTGCAGACGAGTGCGGGCAATGGGCCAGGGCTGTCCCATGCTTCAGCCCATGAGCAGCAGCTCCTTCAACCTCCTTGAACTGGGTTGTGTGCGTGTGCATCCACCCCCCAACGCCATGACCTCAGGGAGGGATCTGGCTGCTCTTGGCGGGAGCTTGAGGtgtgaatatttcatttttcagtcagCTGAAGCCTGTACCTCGCTGTGTGTAAGCAGCTCCAGGAATAGCTGGGGTTGGCTGTAACATGTGCCAGGGGgacacacccacacccacctcCCCCATCTTACACCCTTCCCCCTCGGTACCTGTTCCCTGATACAGCGCTTGTGCATGTTAACCACAAAACCCCAATGTTATGCATGTTTCTCCATTATGCTGGTTTTAGTACAATTAAATGATGATATAGCCTctgagcaggggcagagcagaaTAGAGTATCCGATGCACATGCGACCTGGGGGCTATGCTCACCCAAAGCCAtcgggggcggggtgggggggtggtcaGGTTCCCTGGGGCAAGAACCTgcctcctttatttttatttttctgccctATGTTACTTGGAAGGGAATCGagctcctggattttttttttaggcttttccATGGAAGCTCTGGAGGGGGGCAGGATCTCTCCCCGCAGAACAAGGAGACATTCAGTGCCTGCTCCTCGCCACTGCCGGTGTGAGGCTGCCGGAGCCCAGGCATGGTAGATGGAGGATGTTTGGGTTGGCGGGAGCTCTGGCTGGATGATGGAGCTGGGCAGGGAAATGCATCTCAGGGTTGCGCTGGGGGAGGGAAATGAAAACCCAACAGTCTTGAAAAAAGctaaaaagcttttctgaaagtGCAGCTTTCTGCAGCCTGGTGTGGTGGAGAGGGGTGGCCTGGCTTTAGATGTGGGTGGTGGAGATCCACAGGGCAAGACCCCCAGCTGCAGGACAAATCCCAGGAGGACCATCAGGAGAGGAGAAAGTAGCGGCTGGTGGGGCGGCTCAGTGCTGCCTCCCTCAGAGACATCCTCTCCCAAGGCAGGAGGACCAACCTGTCCTGCTGAGGACACCCCGTTAACCCTGGGGGGTGTCACCACACAGCTGGCCTCAGCATGGCGAAGGAAAAGGCTTTTCAGACCTGGCTCGTGGAGGCCCCACAGAAGGTTGTGCTGCAAGAGAAACTGGGTTGCAATATCAGGACATGCCTGGTTTTATTTCCTCAGCATGCACAGGGACAGAGAAAGCCTGCCAGGGAGAAATGCCCTTTAAAGCCCAGTGGCATAAGAGCAGAGGTGGAGGCGCACCCGCAGACAAAGAGGACTCTGCCAAAGGCAGCCCAAAGGGTCCTCAGGAtgtggggagaagaaaaacacGTGGATAAAATTTGGTCCGTGGGGGTAGGCCTAGGGAAACgcacccttcccttcccccatcGGCATGTTGGGGGTGAAATCCTGCAGGTGCCAGCTCAGCGCGCAGCCAGGGCTATGCCGGGGACAATGCCAGGCATCGTCAGAGGAGggacagggaatgagcaggacaCGCCACTGGACTGCTCCACCATGCGCCTGCATCCCAGGATGCGACGAGGTTTTCCTCGGAGCTATCTGGACCCTGGCCAAGTCGCGTTTTGTCCAGGAAAGGAAGCAGTTATCCCCGTGAACCCAGCTCAGTGTGTGTTTTAAATTAGCGCCTTAGATAAGAGAGCAGCGCTGCGGAGGCGGCTGGCTGCGTCCTCATACGCCACCAAAAATCACTGCTGGGAGGCAGAAGTCATAACAGGAAAGGATCTGAGCTGAAATgagaaggaatattttattttattttattttttagggaaAGCTGAAGAGGGACAGACAcctttgggaaagaaaacaaagttagGAGAAAGGCTACAGAGCAGGCAGTCAGAACCTGTGGTTTGCCAGAGCAGGGTCCACCCGGCTGCAGTTGCCCAGCCTGGTTAGATGTGCCTCTGGGTCATTACCGTGTTTTAAGGATGAGGAGATCCCTGCACTTGGGGACGTGGTCCTCTATGAAATGCAACAGAGGAGGCTGGGGATGtgccaggagcagctcctggtgCCTTACCTCTGCCTTCTTCATCGCCTGTCCTTAGTGCGATACTTCTGATGGCTCAAACCATGCATTTCATCATCCTTGCACTGACGGcacttttcctcctccctgccttgCCAGCCGACACCAGGAGTCTGTAAGAGGATAAGTTCTTGACGGGGCAGAATAGTTTCCATCTGATGCTTTAACCGGCTAATGAGGCTGGAGACGGGCGCTTGGACCTTTGCACTGGAGGCTTTTCCTTGCAACACAGCCCCAAACTGACAACATTTTCCTAATTCCTAAGGCCAGGGTGAACTGGTTTCCCCTCTCCAGGATGGGCTGGCACGCTGCCGGCGCTTGCAAAGCTGTGCCCGTCTTCCCAGCTGCTTCTCGCCCGCCTCAAGGGCCAGGACCAGAGCTGGGAAGCTCAGCCATCTCTCCAGCATTAGCTGGCTACAGATCTCCCTTTCAGGCCAGAAACGTTTAAGGTCGGCTCTCCAGTGTCTGGACTGGGCTGCAAACCTCTGGCCAGCATTTGAGCTGActaaaggagatttttttttcccctcccagagCAGCCGCTCCAGCATCTTGCAGACTTCTTGACCCTGGAATGCGCAGAGAGAGGCTCTTCTGGCCCTGGTAAAATACAACTCTTTGGGACAATAATATTTAGGAGCTCAAAAAATAGCTGGTTTGCCTCTGCTCCCCTTTCATGGGCTGGAGGCAGGCAGTCCCTGGCGCAGCTGACTCCAGATGCGCTCCCTGTGCCCTAGGAAGAGTTGGTGCCCTACCCGAGCCTCAAAGCTGCGGTGTCTCACCCCAAAAGGCTGGACGTGAGGATGCAAAGGCTGAAGACCTCGCATGGAGGTGGCCTTGGAGGGCTGCTGCACAGCGCCTGCCAAAGTACCAGGAGAGAAATACATGCCTTTGAATTTCTGAAGTCTGCGTGGGAAAGTGCTCCCTCTCCTCTTCACTCCTGGAGGGGAGACAAGCCCCAACCTCAGGGCAGGGGCGAGAGGAGGAGGCTACCACAGCTTCATGTCCCATTTTCTCCTCCTACTCATCATCCTCCTTCCAAAATACATTCCTGATGGCCCTTTCCCTGCTGAGCATCCAAAGTCCTGGGCATCCCTGCGCTCCTCTGCGCCTTCAGTCTAATGAGATACATCCCTGCAAACAAAAGAATGACGTCTCTCTGACACACACAGGAACATCAGGTTATTTTCAACTGCAGGttaaaacctgaattttattACTAGCATCCCGAGAAGTCTGCCCCTAGTGCACAGCACGTCCTTCAGCGCTGCCATGTCTCCTCCCACCCCACAGATTCGTATCACAGTTCGAATACTTGCTGAAGCAAAAGCACAAGCACACACGCCAAAACACTTATTAATCCCATTACAGGCTTTAATGAGGAGCTGAACCACGACATTTTTATTTGTTACGGTTGCTAGGTATGTTGCTACGCTCTCCACACCATACCCCAGATCCCAGTATATTTGTGATTCCGAGAGTGCATACTAGGGAATTTGTTTAGCTGCTATTGCCAAATTTAGTTATactccgaaaaaaaaaaaaaagccattcagGAGCTTCTCAGAAGCATACCTTTTTCCCTGACAACATAAACACATGTAGGGATATTTAAACAAGCAGCTGCACACATTTTCgtttaaaatggatttttgtgCCTGTGACACAAAAAGGAGAAGCCAGTCTTTTATTCTGAATTTCAAATCCCTTTTTGCCCGTTGCCTGACAAAGTGGTACTCAGCCCTGTGAGCATTATCTCCTGGGCTGCACACCACACGGAGATGCTTACCTTGCAATGGTGCTAATTGGCCTAATTAGCCCTAATGGCCCTCACCAGCCCCACCTGAGGACACCACCTGCACCCCTCCTATGCTCCCTGAAGCCCTATTTCAGTACCTGAGCTGCAGGAGAGCTGGTTTCCTGGCTTGACTGTAGACTTAGGTGATGATCTGAACCCTTGGCCATGATCTCTTGTCCTACTCATCTTGATCAGGTACCAGACTGATGCGTAAGACCATGGAGAGATGGTTCTTTCTTCATGGATGTGGGGCCGCCACACTTTGCCTCTCTGTAAGGGAAAAAACATCCCTCCCAAATGGGAACCGATGtgggtgttcttttttttttttttaattttatattttcttaggATTGCTGGCACTGGAAAAAGAGAGTCATATGTCCTGCAAGCCAGGGAGACTAGCCTGTAAGGGAAAATAAGTTGATGTAACTTACTTGGGATTTTTCCAGAAAGTTCTAACAGAGTCcctcaaaagaaaatgtgaaaataaaaatcattaaaatggtTAGAGAACAAACAAGCTTCTCCTGGGGACTATGAACTGCTGAAAGTCAGCAGAAGCACGGCAGGAATAAAAGGCCAGCTCTCAGCATGAGGAGGTCCAGCAGGTGGGATATCTCCATCTTGGTGCCAGTGTTGTTGTAAACAGACACATAAAGTTTATGGAGGAAATGATGAGCAATGAAGTGACATCTACAGCTGATGCTGTTTATTTGAATTGGATGAGGCTGTCCTGAGGTGAAGGTACTGAACTTGGAGACGCAGTATTGCAGCAGAGAATGAAATTCACTGAAAAGGCAAAATGATGCCCACAGAAAGGGAGGCTGAAAGCTGCTGCCTGTGTTACCAGAGCAGTGAGAAGATGGGGGAACGTCAGTCTGCGAAGGGCTGCGATCCAGCAACAGCTGCTGAAGGCACAGGGCACGCCTGCCCCAGTTACAGCACAAAGTTAAATTTCCCACGATACAATCATCTACATGAACATTGCAAGGTTGGTTTTATCACTGTTGGCTTCACTAAGGCTCTTTAGCATTTTGTTCCATAGCTCTATTAATGCTTTCTTAATGAGTTTTGAGTTTCCTCCCTTGTATTAAAAGAATAGTCATTACGGAGCGATGCCAACAAGTCTATCCTCCCTTAACCTATATATCTTAACGGCTTTAATACCGAGTTTTCTCACACCCCGGCCAACAGCCCCTTCTCCAAGTACACAGTTTTATTACCTGTCCTGGCTAACGTGCAGTCAACCCTAGGCCCCTCATTTTAAATGCTCCCCAGCCTGAGGAAGCACAGGGTGATGGCCTTTACCTGGGAAGGACCACACGTCTGACAACCACCCTGGGCTGGGAAACActtgttttaatgagaaaagtcACTCTCGGAAGGAACGAAGCGCCCAGCGCTGCCGAGGGCAGCAGGAGGCCTGGCCCAGCGGCGGGGGTGGGCGGGGGGCAGCAGGCCGCGGGCTCCCTCCGCAGCAGCACCGTGAAaggagcggcgggcgggcgggttCCGCTCTGGGCTCTCGCGAGGCGGCGCGGGGCGGaagccgccgcggggcgggggggggatgtCCCGGAAGCTCCATAACGGACAACGTCCGCCATCACGGCCGGCGGCGCGCGCACGTGACGCCAGCCCGCACacggcgaggcgaggcggggcggggccccgACCCCCTCTGGGGCGCGCGCAAGCGCGCGCACCCCTCGCTctgcgcggggcggcgggagaGGGTGGGGCTCGCCGCGCTCGCGCGACGTCACGGCGGCGTGACGGGCGGCGCGCCGCTGCCAATGGGTGGCTCGGCCGGGCCGGTGACGCCGGTCGCCGCCAGCCAACAGCGGCTCtcggggggcggggcggcggcggctgtcGGAGGAGGAGCGTGatcgcgggcggcggcggcggcggccagcGCGAGGCGACGCCATCGCGGCCCCGACGGGCGCGGAAGACgcagtagtggtggtggtggcggcggcgcgTGCGGGCCGCGGCCGCTGAGCGAGCTGGGGGGCAAGCGCCGGGggtcgctgccgccgccgccgccgccgttctccgccgccgccgctgctgctgccgccgccgccgccgccattttgtgaGAGTGCCTCGAGCGGGCGCCATGTTTGTAAGGAAGAATTAGGGCAGCCATCTCCGGCCACCAGCACCTCCCTTCCCCCGTGTGTGTGTCCTCTCGTTCTCCTGTGCCCCGGGCCTGCTCCTccgagccgccgccgctgctgcctcttcctcctcctgcccgcgcgGGGCGGCCGGGCTCAGCCTGTGCAGCCTCGCCCTGCACTGAGTGCCCGTTAGTGTCTCACTAAGTAACCGTGAGTGAAACCTTCATCATCTCTCCTCACTGAGGGACCCGACCCTCCTCCTCACCGAGCCGCCCCCAGAGCGGCTgtgcgcgccgccgccgccgccacctcctcctcctccctccgcACCACGGGCAGCGGCAGTGTCCTGCCTTCCtccacctccctcctcctcctcaccacacCACAGCCAGCACAATGGCCTTTGAAAGCCTGTTctccaaacccccaaacccagtTCTTGACCCAAACATGCCCGACTCTGACAGGCAACATGCAGGGGACGAAAGGTCGAGTAACATTCTTCTCTCCGCTTCTCATAATGGTGATACTAGTGGGGTGATGGTGATgctgataatgatgatgatgcTGTCTGTTAATGTGCCTAGGGGGTTAACGATGTTTTTGTGGGGGCAGGTCACCTTCAGGCTGGAAGACCGGGGTGAGgactgggggggtggtggtggtggtggtggtggggaatgcagggaggggagggggggtgtcacTGAATTAGAAGTGCATTATTAgtagggttttattttttggaaTGCATGCGTATTACATCTTCATTTATTTACTCTGGCTGGGAAGGGGgactgttttccatttctttccataAATTGCACTTTCCAGCGGGTGTCTGTTGAATGTCACCattgttctttttctcccttgccCTGGTGCTGCTAGAGTCAGGTAGGAAAGGGTGCTTTgagttgtgggttgttttttgtttttttttttttttcctattgtttttgTTCATACAAGAATCTCTCACTAGATCCATATTTAATGTCATTTTCTTGCCAGATTACACCGTACACATTTAACTGGATCTTTTTTTATGCAGATTAAGGTCTGACTGACGTTATCTTTGCCACCTCTCAATCCCCATGCGCAGAAAACCAGAGTCCTGTTCCTGGTGAAAGGACCTCTGTTCCTCCCCCCCTTtctctcctgcagctgctggaaaTTCAAATCCTTTctccaggcagccctggcctTCCTAACTAGATCCAAAAATACTATGCCATGGTGACAGCAACCAGTCCTTCAGTCTACATCTACTCAGAGCATTCGTGACACAACTGCAGGAGttaaaaatgctgggttttgacAGCTGGGCTTCAGTCTGTCCTCCCCACACAGCTCCACAACTGTGCTTGGTACTTGCTTCAGAggactgaaaaacagaagaaaaaaaaaaaaaaggcttgtgaGCGGACGTAACTGTTCCCTCACTGGAGAAGGAGTCACTAATTCTGTGTTACAAATTGGGAAGACGCACAAGCTGACTGACTGATCCAAAAATCATACTGTGATTGAGTGACAGGTTCAGGGCAGACCCCAGAGCTGCTGATTCTTGCTGATTCTTCCTGCTTTTAATTGTGAAACTGTAAATCGTGTCGGTGTATGTTCCAGAAAGAGTGCTGTGTAAAAAACAAACTAGTAATCCGCTGGGATTACTGAAGATAGGGCATAACTACATATTAAaactctccagcagcagcaggcaaagTGTTTCAGAGTTCCTGGAGTTAGGAAGTCTGTGACTTTTTACTGTTTCAGGGAttgaaaatactttgtgtttTAAAGTCCTTGAGGACAAGGCCAAGTTACCCACTGTTCTGCTGGAAGCGTATTTTTTCTAACTTGGAGTTACTCACGTGATGTTGACAAATAGAGTTCCTCTAACCAGTTGTTCTCACCGGTATGCCTGTTGTTACACTGGTAAATTACGAAATAGAATAAATAAGTACTACCTAGTAGTCTAATGTACTTTTAATACAGGTTAATTTGTAAACATCACTTCataatgttttaatttcagaagagTAGAAGACTAACAATAAATACATTTACCTGTTAAATAATACTTTTTGTAAACAAGACTTTCGTAAAACTTCTGTTCCCCTCTGATCCGAGATGGGTAAAGTGTATTCGTAATACACCTAGAGTGTTGTTATAAAAACTAgcccaaaatattaatatttgtattatattAGGTGTGCATATGTAATCCCATCAAAATGTAGTATTTAAGATTTCTGAAGCATATGAAGATTTTGCTACCAGTTAATGACTGGGAAGGCCTAAAGAGAAACGGGGTCTTTCCCTCCACAGAAAACACAGTTGACTCACCGAGGGGAGGGGCAGCACAGCTTTAATGGTGAACATTTTTTAGTACTGAATTGGTTTTGTCCAGTCTCCGTTGTAGTCAGTTGAAAAGCCAGTTGTAAGGTCTATGGGAGAGATGCAAGTACCTGATACACTTGCATTCTGAGTTGCCTTATGTTGGGGTCTCACTGTAATACtagcttggtattttaaaattaacacgTCTAGTTTCAATATGTTTTGTCTTGCAATCAGTTTTTTACTGCATTGGTAGTTCCGTAGGACTAATTTACTGTAGGTACAGTCCATAACAGGAAGCTGCTGAAATCATTTAACAGATCAGTCTATGCCGCATAAATTAATAGCTTTTCTGTTAACATTTAGTTAGTTTGATTTTGAGCTGATATGTAGAATTATAAAGAAGCTGGTTAGTGTTTCTGAGCAGtagaaaatagtaaaaaacccTTGTCTGTCCACACCTTGAATATTATAAACTGGAAGACTGTTAATCTAAAGTCTGTTTTCTTGGTTTATAGATGGGGCACCTGATTAAGTGAGGaagatttttcattctttaaaatttttaattaactcATTGTGGAGACATTGTCTCTGATGAAGTATTTGAAACTATATACACAGGGATAATAGGtggttttttaaagcttttcctgTGAAGTTAGGTTTTATTAAGGGTTGCTTGTTACATAGGTAATCTTTGATAGGGTAAGAAAGAAGTCagaggcagggtgcaggcagactcAGTTAcagcaaataaatacacaaatgTATGTAAATGTGCAAATTATCGCTGTCTTCCAGAGGTCATCGAGGTCAGATTACTTGTGATAGTTTGTGGTTGCTGTTACCACTGTCTGCAGGTCTGGGCGCTTCATGTTTCTCTTAAACTCTATTTTGTAGTCATTGTCCTACCTATACATCATGTTGTAGATGAATGTACATGCCTAAGAGAAGAACTAAATGCTTGTCACAAATATAAAAGAATTCAGTCCTCATGCAGACTTCTGTAGATTTTGATTTTCTGACTAATAGTGAGCAGTTAGAGGCGAGAGAAGGACTTGTTTGCTACGGTTGGTTCAGCATTTGAAATCGGTGCCAGCTTTGCAATTGCCAGGAACTTTAGAAAATAACTTAAGagttcatttattttgaaatctaAAACGTTAGGTTGGTACTGATACTTTCTGTTGGCTATCTCTGCTTTACTGTCATTTAATCTCCAGACTTGGAGATTTTTTTATACCACTTTCTGCTGTAAAAATAGCAGTGACTTCAGGATAGGTCTGAACATTTAGATGATAACTCACAGATCACAGGCGTGCAAACAATGCTTCTATAGCCAGCATGGTCCTATGAGTTGCATTGCAAGTGTAAGTATCAGGCCCCTTTCTGCTTGCTCAATGTTCAATAATGGTAATTCCACATTAGAGACAGCTCTGCAACAGACACCTGAGTGGCCTGTGAACTTTCTTTA
Coding sequences within:
- the FBLN7 gene encoding fibulin-7, with the translated sequence MPGARCRLPLPPLLLLLLPPLLLLLLLLPAAPAPQSCLSRQQLLAAIRQMQQLLKGQETRFAEGLRLMKSRLSTLHASLAKATPKPPATSCPALQAPADGRKFGTKYLVEHEVHFTCNPGFQLLGSSTRTCQANGSWTGQEPRCAEISECSSSPCQNGGTCLEGLNQYKCLCPQQWTGATCQYQAQTAPPSWSVTDDPAFSRQPRCAQIDRTQHCSCEPGFHMSGTAANGLCQDLNECEVYKREQGPRLCAHTCVNLPGSYRCTCPSGYILLGDSKSCEDINECALSQDNCTRGTTCINTGGGFQCVNPQCPQPTGNITYVKTSPFQCERNPCPMESRSCHQAPKTISFHYLPLPSNLLTPTPLFRMATAAAPGRPGPDSLRFGIVGGNNRGHFVMQRSDRQTGELILVQSLKGPQTIQVDVDMSEYLDRVFQAKHVSKITVFVSAYEF